One window from the genome of Paenibacillus azoreducens encodes:
- a CDS encoding adenylosuccinate synthase has translation MSTVVVVGTQWGDEGKGKITDFLAESADVVARYQGGNNAGHTILIDGKKYKLSLIPSGVFYSDKICVIGNGMVINPAALIEEINYIHDNGFTTDNLVISDRAHVIMPYHLVMDALEEDRKGPNKIGTTRKGIGPCYMDKAARNGIRIADLMDAEEFELKLRHLMKEKNQIIQQVYGAEPLDVEEVLKQYLEYAELIRKYVKDTSVVLNDAIDADRKVLFEGAQGVMLDIDQGTYPYVTSSNPSAGGVCIGSGVGPSRINQVIGVAKSYTTRVGDGPFPTELKDEIGDYIREKGHEYGTVTGRARRVGWFDSVVVRHARRVSGLTGLSLNSLDVLTGLDTVKICTGYKYRGEVITHYPASLKMLAECEAVYEEMPGWHEDISEAKTLEDLPETTRNYVKRVSELTGIPIAIFSVGRNRSQTNQILPIY, from the coding sequence ATGTCAACAGTAGTCGTTGTGGGAACACAATGGGGAGACGAAGGCAAAGGAAAAATCACGGACTTTCTCGCAGAAAGCGCCGATGTGGTGGCCCGTTATCAAGGCGGGAACAATGCCGGACATACCATTCTGATTGACGGTAAAAAATATAAGCTGAGCTTGATTCCATCCGGCGTATTTTATTCCGATAAGATTTGCGTCATCGGGAACGGAATGGTGATCAACCCGGCTGCTCTCATTGAAGAAATCAATTACATTCATGATAATGGTTTTACAACCGATAATTTGGTCATCAGCGATCGTGCTCATGTCATCATGCCATACCATTTGGTAATGGACGCGCTGGAAGAAGACCGCAAAGGTCCGAATAAAATCGGTACGACACGCAAAGGGATTGGCCCTTGCTACATGGATAAGGCTGCCCGGAACGGAATCCGGATCGCCGACTTGATGGACGCGGAAGAGTTTGAGCTGAAGCTTCGTCATCTGATGAAAGAAAAGAACCAAATCATTCAGCAGGTATACGGCGCCGAGCCGCTTGATGTTGAAGAGGTGCTGAAGCAGTATCTGGAGTATGCGGAATTGATCCGGAAATATGTAAAAGACACGTCGGTCGTCCTGAATGACGCGATCGACGCGGACCGCAAAGTACTGTTCGAAGGCGCACAAGGCGTAATGCTTGATATCGACCAAGGCACGTACCCTTATGTGACGTCCTCGAACCCTTCAGCTGGCGGTGTTTGCATCGGTTCCGGCGTCGGTCCTTCCCGTATCAATCAGGTCATCGGGGTTGCCAAATCCTACACAACCCGAGTGGGCGACGGTCCATTCCCGACAGAGCTGAAAGATGAAATCGGCGACTATATCCGTGAAAAAGGCCATGAATATGGCACGGTTACCGGACGCGCGCGCCGCGTCGGCTGGTTCGACAGCGTGGTGGTGCGCCATGCCCGTCGCGTCAGCGGTTTGACCGGCTTGTCCTTGAACTCGCTGGACGTATTAACAGGCCTGGATACCGTTAAGATCTGCACCGGATACAAATACCGCGGCGAAGTGATCACCCATTATCCGGCAAGCCTGAAAATGCTGGCTGAATGCGAAGCAGTGTATGAGGAAATGCCAGGTTGGCATGAGGATATTTCGGAAGCGAAGACGCTGGAAGATCTGCCGGAAACCACGCGCAATTATGTCAAACGCGTATCCGAGCTTACCGGCATTCCGATCGCCATCTTCTCCGTTGGCCGCAACCGCAGCCAAACCAATCAAATTCTGCCGATTTATTAA